The Sedimentibacter sp. zth1 DNA segment TTATCGCTCAAATTTGATATAATTAGCTGATAATTTTTTTCTCGTTCTTCTTGTTTAATATCTCTTTTTTTCTGATTTTTCAATATGTAAAACGTTAATGAAACAGATATCAAAGTCCATATTCCTTGCGTTGCTGTCAACTCTATTAATTTCTCACTAATATTAATCAACATTTTATTGTTCAAATAATAAAATATAATATTTGAGTTTTATCTAAAGAAGAAGCCTCTCATCCAGAGCTGCAGCTTGAAGAAAGAATTGAAACTGATTTACCATCAGAAAAATTATCTGAAGATAAGCAAATCAATGAAATAGTAAAAAACGATAAAGTAATTGTCAAGGCCGATGAATTAAAAGCAGGAAAAACTAATAAAACAAGAAAGCAAAAGTATAAAGGGGGCAAGGTGAAATTAAGAAGCAATATTTTCAATTATAAATTGTCTAAAAACACATTAATGGTATTAGTATATGAATAGTAAGAATGTTGATGCAGATATAAATAAATTGAATATAAGCGAAATAAATAAAAAGCTAAGAATTAATACGTATAAAATTAAATTGTCATTAGTAGAGCTTGAAGTAAGAGGTTTAATTTACAGAAAATCTATGCTCAATTACCGATACCCATGGCTTAAAAATACTATTCCACCATGGTTTATAAAAAGGTGCCCATAACTAGTACCTATAAATAACTAAAGATATTGCTTACTGAAAAAGAATAAATTATATATATATAAATATTGCTTATATAATAAATACAATATATTTCCCATAATACATATAAATTGCAAGATTACTTGCATAGATGCACCTCTTTTGCAGGTAGCAAAAAATATAATTTAAATTAATATAAATAACAATTCTTAATTTTACAAATATAGGAAATTGATATATATTGATTAGTAGAAATATAATAGTATAGTTTTGT contains these protein-coding regions:
- a CDS encoding BhlA/UviB family holin-like peptide, whose amino-acid sequence is MNNKMLINISEKLIELTATQGIWTLISVSLTFYILKNQKKRDIKQEEREKNYQLIISNLSDKLNVVEDIQEDIKEIKNNLKK